From Elusimicrobiota bacterium, the proteins below share one genomic window:
- a CDS encoding class I SAM-dependent methyltransferase translates to MIAEQIQIPKASPYRVGRFYFHINEFDEARPWLKKAALQKPWKLERWTRLAISHLPRRMAAVLAGSRRRLWHQLWEEALKLPGYPTIYESALNEMSEYLKISKEEALRLCQQATTQMADEWKEAAPQSADQIMEFYRTNTTYIADLIHERSKPYEFGGHHAVEALLFALEKGAQSCLDFGSGDGSCGLLYAHHGLQASMADVSSHLLEFVRWRFAQRGLEGKFYLMPGKPLPEKEFDLITSFDTLEHVADPLTALNDLYRSLKPGGHLIANTPFGCTENHPMHLPHDRKKFIRGAKDMGFAVKSFRLREFYLFQKI, encoded by the coding sequence GTGATTGCCGAACAGATTCAAATCCCAAAAGCCAGCCCCTACCGTGTCGGCCGCTTTTATTTTCATATCAACGAGTTCGATGAAGCCCGGCCTTGGCTGAAAAAAGCGGCGCTCCAGAAACCCTGGAAATTGGAACGCTGGACCCGTTTAGCCATCAGCCATTTGCCCAGGCGCATGGCCGCGGTTTTGGCCGGATCGCGCCGGCGGCTATGGCATCAACTCTGGGAAGAAGCCCTGAAACTCCCCGGCTATCCGACGATTTACGAAAGCGCCTTAAACGAAATGTCCGAATACCTCAAAATTTCCAAGGAGGAAGCCCTCCGGCTATGCCAACAAGCGACGACTCAAATGGCCGATGAGTGGAAAGAGGCCGCCCCGCAAAGCGCCGATCAAATCATGGAATTTTACCGGACAAACACGACCTATATCGCCGACCTGATCCACGAACGAAGCAAACCCTATGAATTCGGCGGCCATCATGCGGTCGAAGCCCTTTTATTCGCTCTTGAGAAAGGCGCTCAATCCTGCCTGGATTTCGGCAGCGGCGACGGCTCCTGCGGCCTTTTGTACGCGCATCATGGTCTACAGGCCTCTATGGCCGATGTTTCGAGCCATCTCCTGGAATTCGTGCGCTGGCGCTTCGCCCAGAGGGGACTTGAAGGCAAATTCTATCTGATGCCGGGCAAACCTTTGCCGGAAAAAGAATTCGACTTGATCACCTCGTTCGATACCTTGGAGCACGTGGCCGATCCCTTGACTGCTTTAAACGACCTCTACCGCAGCTTAAAGCCGGGGGGGCATCTGATCGCCAACACGCCGTTCGGCTGTACGGAAAATCACCCCATGCACCTGCCACATGACCGAAAAAAATTCATCCGAGGCGCCAAAGACATGGGTTTTGCGGTTAAATCATTCCGGTTACGCGAGTTCTACCTCTTCCAAAAAATTTAA